In a genomic window of Magnolia sinica isolate HGM2019 chromosome 14, MsV1, whole genome shotgun sequence:
- the LOC131226055 gene encoding protein FANTASTIC FOUR 4-like codes for MSSTIFQGLQSCLEPRLIEKRVLTLRLASPKLQISHKADSQDINFVNGSLCMPEPDIKELEKFPSNAAEYEASLGGWSSIYSLTNTQKESTYKPPLFTRSSSTLSEKSLELCTENLGCETGSDIASDDGFNSSPHTDSGRKSPLRWEGRRQHKNSRVDRFPPPLTTIAGQDCIRVRPQREGGRLVLKAIPVPSPRACFQAERSDGHLRLRFHFETEASEKEVDESDGVEVEQEAEIESGEERSEEDMNDNEINDGGEMGIESFQRPSRCKEGGNEGLVIWEPCWVATS; via the coding sequence atGTCTTCCACCATTTTCCAAGGTCTCCAATCATGCCTTGAGCCTAGACTCATCGAAAAACGTGTCCTAACTCTACGGTTGGCCTCACCCAAACTGCAGATTTCTCATAAAGCGGATTCCCAAGACATCAATTTTGTCAATGGGTCTCTGTGCATGCCAGAACCCGATATTAAAGAGCTTGAAAAGTTCCCAAGCAATGCAGCAGAATACGAAGCATCCTTAGGTGGATGGAGTTCCATCTATTCTCTTACCAACACCCAGAAAGAGAGTACCTACAAGCCTCCTCTCTTTACTCGGTCTTCGTCCACGCTAAGCGAGAAAAGCCTGGAATTATGTACTGAGAATTTGGGCTGCGAAACTGGAAGTGACATCGCGTCTGATGATGGTTTTAATTCCTCTCCTCATACTGACTCAGGGAGGAAGTCTCCACTCCGGTGGGAAGGAAGGAGGCAGCACAAGAACAGTCGGGTCGACCGGTTCCCGCCCCCATTGACAACAATTGCTGGTCAAGATTGCATCCGTGTGCGGCCCCAACGGGAAGGCGGTAGGTTGGTTCTTAAGGCGATTCCAGTCCCTTCTCCTCGTGCTTGTTTTCAAGCCGAAAGGAGCGACGGTCACCTGAGGCTTCGGTTTCACTTTGAAACCGAAGCCTCAGAGAAGGAAGTAGACGAATCAGATGGAGTGGAAGTAGAACAAGAGGCAGAAATAGAGAGCGGCGAGGAGAGAAGTGAGGAGGAcatgaatgataatgaaatcaaCGACGGCGGCGAAATGGGAATTGAGAGTTTTCAAAGGCCAAGCAGGTGCAAGGAAGGTGGAAATGAAGGGTTGGTGATTTGGGAGCCTTGTTGGGTGGCCACTTCCTAA